In Ooceraea biroi isolate clonal line C1 chromosome 6, Obir_v5.4, whole genome shotgun sequence, the genomic stretch CCGAGAAGAGCTGCTTCAATGTGAAAACCGACATGATCGTTGTGTCGTTAGTAAAGAAAGTTGCTAAAGAGTGGTCGCACGTCACGTTGGTGGAGAAGAGAATCAAGGAGGCCAAGGTGCCATCAATGCCAGAAATGGGCGAGGACAGTGATCCCGGTGCCAGCCTGATGAAtcttatgaaaaaaatgtatcaagATGGCGATGACGACATGAAGAAAACAATAGCCAAGGCGTGGACGGAAAGTCAAGAGAAGCAGAGGAGCAACGTAGTAGACTTGTAATTTCAGAGTCAGTCATCTAGATAGAAACATGCGTCTTTTgaactttgttttttatttgaaacatcaagtgtaatgtaaattttaagaATAAGAGTTGTAGAAGTACATACATGggttatgtatatttattttacagtttACTTTAAAACGCCTAAACAGGCGGTATTGGCATgactacaaatttttaatcgtaATAGTAGTGACGTGATGAAGGATTATTAAATCAGATTTTTAATGTGTATATTGCCAAGATTCTCACTTTCAAACAGTTTTctgtttatttgttattaatgagATCAATAAAATGTGCCAGACTTAACTGAAATCGAATACCTTTATTATCCGTTCCTGCactttgcaaattaatttttaatttatattgcgATAATCGATATGCTGTGCAAAGCGTTCTCGGTAAACTCGATCGATTGTCGAATCTTGTTTCGcagataaataaagaattttcatgacataaatataacaattcgttatagaattatatatatatatattttcgattatttataatttcgatttaacaTTCGCTGGTCATTTTAGATCGGATATGGGATGGTTAATTATATCGcgctaaaatataaaaatcttttaaataaattacgctTCGATTTAATACATAACTTTTTCCCAAAAACTGATCAATCGATACAGTTAATACACTTGCGTTCGCACACAAGATtcgaatttacaattttatttctcgtgaAATAAGAATAGAATGATGCGCTTACTACAAACTATTGCGTGACagctttttttttgtatttggCACTGAGATGATAAATCTGTGGGTGAACGACATCctcattaaaagaaatatcgtTTAAAGATACCTTTCTGTGATGTTTGATATAAATTACGTATACATTTTGCGTAATACATGCGTAACCACCGATCGTTTGCTTAATtaagcaattattatattatgctgATAAATCGATAATGAAACTTATCTACTCTCCAGAAGGCTAGACATAGATAACGTTTGTAAATTCAGGAAAACAagttttttttagattttcgAGCAGCAAAACTTTATTCTAAATTTCCATTTATTCACGCACGAAATATTCCATTACGCTAGGAATCCTATGTTAAACGATCGAGCATCGAGCAGCATCGACGCGTAAATGGATCCGATTGAAAATTGTGCGTTTCTCATTGATCAGGAAGATAATATTAATGCGATAGGTTCATTCAAAAGAGTTCCATGACTGCACGACAATGTGACAGAGACACGAGTTTTACAAGTTTCAAATAATACTCAAATAACTTATTAACTCTCAATAAATAACCGTTTCTCTAAATTTCGCGTATACATTATTATCGAAATtcattatcaaattttttcgattaagaaatatatataatgtataaacaAGATTAGGTGTCTCGTTATGGCTATGTGTGTCAAAGCCGATCTTTGGTCATGATACAAAATATTCACACGATTCTGCACAATCATCACGGTAAAGCATGTcgcatattaataatacaataacatAATAACGTCATATATATAGCAGCCGCAACGAAAGAAGTGTATCTTacggaattaaaaaaatggcacTTAAAAACTacgcatattttattatataggtGGGTGAACGGTTCACTCTTGTCTATTTTCATgtcaatttttttcgaataaaCCGCTCGTGCGAGCAATGTCTCGAAGTCACGTAGCTTAGGTACTTAAATTAATAGTGTCGTACAACATTGGACCGATCGCATGTAACGGATACATCTCGAAGTATTCGTATAATACATTTGCGCAGAGTATTTCTATCCGAACGGTTCGATTTCGACAAAGGAAGTTATCTCAAACGACAATGCAATGAGCTACTTACTTCTATCTCACCGACTAAACGAACATGATTTTACCGTGTGATATACTGTTCAACATTTTCGGATTGCGTTACGGCTGTATCGTGCGATTGTTACAGCACATGAGAAAATTGACACTCTATACAGAAACGTCACGGCGATAACATAGTGATCACGTTAAACGCTTCCATCCGCGATGTACTCATGTTAGATTAGACTTTTAGACGGTTGCGAGTAAAACACTTAAAACTCCGCGTCGAACCCGCTCCTCCACTTTTTGTACACAATATATCGGAGACTAAACCAGCAAACGTACATCTTACGAATCTTAACAATAACTTCGGAAGAAAAGTAAAAGCATACTTTGCACAATACTTTCTTACTGGCAACTCTGACGCTGCTATCTTTtccatccagctgacgacgcATTagctaaattaaaatatctcaagtTCGCGATAGAGCCGCTGGCGTGAAAAAAGCATCGTGTAAATTACGCTAAACTGAACACAGTTATTGTTTGCAGAATAACGTAACATTGACTTTACATAGGGTGTCGTCGCACATCGTGCCAATCATGTATAAACAATCGTAGTaggaattaaatttttctatccAGAGAAACTCCATTCGCGCCGTCACGCGTGATATCGCCATTCGCGCGATATCGTTCTTTCTTTGACAATATTCCTCGAATTAAATaggaatgtataatatatatgtatatacactgCAGCACAATGTGACTGTAACGTGTGTCAGACTCGATACATTATCCTCaggtatatttataatgcatCAAGACGCATCATTGTCCTGTTATATAGTTATAACaggaaagtaattaattacaatttagtcgagcataatttaaaaacaatatgATACATTCAATCAAGGCGAGGGGGGGGGGCCcgaattacattttatacatgGAAACATATACTTAGAGAATCGCATAATATTGAAACACGAGACACTCTAACTTACGTTCACTCCTTTCCAGATAGCTCAAATTAAGGTGCACTTCCGTAATTCCCCAAGTTACAATTATACACATCTTAGTCTATACGGATAAAACCGTATGAACGAGTGGAAATAAGTGGAAGCATAAAACAGACGGGTGGGAATGTACAAGCGTACCTTACATTTAGCAAAATATGTCTAACATAATTTAGTACAACCCGTTAAGTATATAAACACTAACAATATGTTcccacaatatatataaaatgcattctaACGAATcgtatgtacaatatgtaaCGTTGCGAAAAAACCACATAATGTACATGTCGAAGATTATCCTTTTTCTCTCACATCTATGGTAAAATgctgtatattttatacaatatgcAGTTTCTTAAACTATACGAcacctaattaattaaaagcgatGTTTATATTTCTTCAGTAACGCGTCAGACAGGCTTTTCGTCTGATATTTttaccatatatatatatatgtatatttgtttttagttttaaaacGCACTTCATCCATATCAGTGTAAGGTGATTTCCTGCTTACTCTAAtcaaattcataaaattcatatcATCGGGAATGACGTGTACGTGTATTCGCAATAAAGATTATCCGTCTACGAATCACGAGCGAAAGAATAGTCTCAAATCGCCTCGCGCATTCTACACAACggcgaaaaataaattaataaggcTAAGGAATAAGAAAGGaaacaagagagagaacgcgcgccGTACAACAAAAATTGCTATTCATCTCTAATTGAGGATGGAGAGATGTTAAAATACAAATGAAGGTAATAGTCATAGTATAAGAGAATATTAAACGGACGCTTAGTCTTTGGTTCCCGCGCGGAGGCTTCGATTCGTTAATACTCTTACATAATACCAAGAGAGCATTAACTTATTCGCATGTCTTATGAAAGACGAGGTCGCTCGCTACGTACTTTATCATACAGCGATCATTCGGCGTACGGCTTACTGCCGTTGAGGGACAACTGAATCTCGCGAGACGTCGCGTGAAATACCTCGCTCATCGCCGTCCGCGTCTTCTCCATCAGCGTCTCCACGTCGTTCGTGCTGAGTCCCTCGGTAGAAATTGGCGGTAACGTTGTCACAAGAACGCGTCCTTTAATCGAACCAAGGATTAAATTCCAAAAGGGAATTACTAGATTTgtgatttatacaaattattgtcTTGACATGTTATTATTCGAACACCGATGTTCTTCTATCAGAAACTTACTGAGAAATtacattgcaattttttaatttttaatatagaatatgtctatatttttgtatttcgttTTGTTGAGAGACAAAATTTTTACCAAAACTCCACGTAAAATTAGTTCAGGCAAGTTTtgttgttataaattatattattaaaatattctctctctctctctctctctctctctctcataatCTTCAAAGAAAGTTTGTTAAAATGAATTCTCCGACTTTCTTActcataattaatttcttaactaCTTACCGGTATCAAACCTCTTCTCTTCTGCGGACAGGAAATAATAGGAAGAAAACACGACCGGTAGTATAGGTAATTGTGACGTGATAGCGACATGGAAGGCACCCTTCTTGAACGGATGTATCTCACCGGTATTGTGCCTGGTGCCCTCGGGGAATATCCACAGCTTAATCTGCGAAATATCGCCATTAGAATAATTTAAACATGATTTGAATTCATATCCGAAACCGTACCTTCTTGTCTTTTATCTCCTCCGTAGCGGTGTTCATTACGGATCGCGCTTTCCCAGAATTCATCCTATCGATGAAGATCAGGCCACACAGCCAGGCAGCGAGACCCATCGGCCACGCATAAAAGATCTCTTTTTTGGCGATCACGGTGCACTTGTCCATCACCGGCCACAGCTCAAACATCCCCAATACATCCATCGAACTCTGGTGATTCGCTACGATCACGCAAGCCCTGTCCTTCTCTAGGTGCTCTCTACCCCGTAGCTCCCAACGTAGCCCTAGCAAAGTACTGATGTGATGGCAGAGTGACGATGCCAGCCTGCAAAGGCAGTATATTGTTTATGTAACAAGGCTGATAAATTAAAGGAAGAATCGAATAACTATCTTGGATTATTTTACGTGCAGGCAATAAGAATCTAAACGAGAGCGCCCTTTTTACTTACgtaatattgaattatttgtggacttgaatatatttatagacgtttt encodes the following:
- the LOC105285149 gene encoding 1-acyl-sn-glycerol-3-phosphate acyltransferase alpha, producing the protein MAPSYIEVVLVGFILVLPFLYETSRTFRYYFKFFIYYGGVMMNAVLLIPVFALRPGNVKNFLLASSLCHHISTLLGLRWELRGREHLEKDRACVIVANHQSSMDVLGMFELWPVMDKCTVIAKKEIFYAWPMGLAAWLCGLIFIDRMNSGKARSVMNTATEEIKDKKIKLWIFPEGTRHNTGEIHPFKKGAFHVAITSQLPILPVVFSSYYFLSAEEKRFDTGRVLVTTLPPISTEGLSTNDVETLMEKTRTAMSEVFHATSREIQLSLNGSKPYAE